ACTTGATAGACTATCTTTTTTGAGACAATGTTATGCCTGTATATGTTTAATTAtcagaaaaaatgaaaatgatgtcAGCTTCTGCAACGAATGAGAGACGAAGCCATCCATTGCCGACCCCAAACCATTCACCACAGATAGGCCTACACGATGAGAGCAAGACAAGTTCGTTGCCACTGCCGAAGCCAGAAAACCCTATACAAGACGAAGAAGCAAGCTGGGCAATTACAGCTTGTATTCTGCCATTGCCAACTTCAGAGTCTGAGATTCTATCAGCCCCGAATCTGAAGTCATTTTCAATGGATCAGCTGAGTCGAGCTACCTCAAATTTTTGTGAGGATAGCTTGCTCGGAGAAGGCGGATTTGGCTGCGTGTTTAAAGGCTGGTTGGATGAGAAAACCCTAAATGCTTCAAACCCTAGTTCAGGCTTACCGGTCGCTATCAAGAGGCTCATCCATTCTGGCTTCCAAGGTCATAGAGAGTGGCTGGTTAGTTTTCccttttatttattatcatgCCTCGTTTTTAGCTGGGATTCTGTATTATGATTGAATGTGTATTTTTATGCGGCTTGGGGCAGTCAGAAGTGAACTATCTAGGTCGACTTCACCATCCGAATCTAGTGAAACTCATCGGATATTGCTTAGAAGGCGTAGATCGGATTCTGGTGTATGAGTTCATGCCCGGAGGCTGCTTGGAGGATCTATTGTTCACCAGATCAAGTAAGTCTTCTTAATATAGCATTCATTTAATTAAACAGGTGACCAATTGAAAATGTATCATAATGTTCAATTTCACAATGCAGAAAATTGTCCAACTCTTTCATGGGTAAGAAGGGTTCGTGTGGCTGTAGGAGCAGCACGAGGGCTGTGTTTCCTACACGAGCTGCAATCACCGGTCATATATCGCGATTTTAAGGCTTCCAATGTTTTGCTAGATTCTGTAAGTAGTTAAGATTTAGTTATGGAAATAAATATTGTGCAATGGCTTACACTTTCtttgtccgccattaggagtctcatttcttggcggcacgggttttaagaaatgttgaGAAAATAatgtggaaaaaagttagtggaatatgagtcctacTTGTATATacattagttttaaatgaaatatgagtagaatgggttagtggaatgttgaccatattaccatttatagtaaaaatgaactgagactcctatttgaggacgaactaaaatggaaaaacgggactcctattcgcggatagAGGAAGTATATGAATACAAACTTCTCCTTTCCGTCCACAATCAAACTTAGTAGTGGACGGACATGTATCTAACGtaaatttggtaaagtaaggtTTAAGTATTATTAGTCGAAGATGAATAAATAAGAGATCTAGAGAAGAAGTGGTGGCTCATGAaccaaaaatagaagaaaacTAATTTTTGTCAAcggattaaaatggaaaaaaaaacatgatCATTGGTTGTGCACGACAAAAGTATTATGTACTGAGGCAATTCTGATGGTGCAGGAGTTCAACGCAAAACTTTCAGATTTCGGACTGGCAAAAACTGGCCCCACTCAGTCTCAGACTCATGTAACCACCAGAGTAATGGGCACCGAAGGTTATTGTGATCCACACTATATTGCCACAGGTAAACTTGCATGTTTTCTAATCTTCAATAAGCTTATAATGCGTCTCACTTTGATTCGGTACATGTTTGAAGAATTGTAAAGGGAATGAACGGAAAacattagtgaaatgtgagtctgtttaccaaaaatagaaaaataaaatgtagtacAAACATTTAACAAAGACACCAAAGTAGACGAGTGTGACACGAGTAACTAAGTAGATCTCAACACCACCAACATTGATCGACATGATTATAGAAAGACACAACATAAtatgttattttattatttgtagGAAAATTGACGGTAAAATGCGACGTATATAGCTTCGGAGTGGTGCTACTAGAGCTGCTAACGGGACGTCCGGCCATCGACGAGACAAAGTTTGAGGAGGAGAAGAATTTGGTAGAGTGGGCAAGGCGTCATATTAATGACAAGGGCAAATTGTTCAGAATAATGGACACAAGGTTAGAGGGCCAATATTGTAAGAGAAGTGTTTACATTGTTGCAAATATAGCGTTGCGATGTTTAAATCTCGAGCCCAAATATCGGCCGCCTATGACTTACATATTGGATATTCTTCAAAACCTTCCTTCCTATAAATCACAACATTAATTTTGTCTAATCATTCTTTAACTATCATTATACATTGCTTTTCCAGCCTTTAATTACGTACAACTTTCTTTTGTGTATATTCATTTCCAATTATGTAATAACTTTTATTTATGATTGCTTTTGAAAATCTTTTTTGATTCTCATAAAATCTAggctaaagtcccaaaatggtccttaacatattgcattttttttattttggtccaaaacattatcttttgaattattcgttctctcacatttggtccattttggacggttccgtcaatttTTTGACGATTTTAATTACTGGGTCACAagtccgtcactaatccgtcactaactgaGAGAAACAgatccgtcacaaatccgtcactaatccgtcacaaatCACCTAAAAACTTATTACTTGGATTTTATCGTCATATTTTGATTCGTTAAACCTTATAAACGTACGTAACATTTTGTATAATTCTAAGCTAGAAATCATCCAAAAATATTGGTAAATTTGCTAGAAACTCCGTAATATTTTTTTGATTGATCGATCAAAACATAAAACAATCAAAAGATCACGCAAATTCAAGTCAAATTCAAACCAAGAGCCAAATAAAAcgagttttgattttacaaaaacatcaaatttaaaaatcacCTAACAATAACTCCAACCGCCATTAGTTTCATCACGCCTTGAAGCACAAAaactggtggtggtggtgatggagCCGTGGTGCTCTGCCGTCTCCTTGTCGATCAGGCAGGGGATGTTGATCGGACCTTTCTGATAAAAAAACGTACTCCTCCGACGCCTTGAGCAGCTGCGTGAACAGTGGGTGGTTCACGTACATCACCGGCATCACAAACCGCTGCTGCTCGCCGCCCTGCCCCACCATCATCGCCAGATACCCCTTCGGAATGCTCCGCCGCCCGTGGTGGTGGTGGAAGTGAATGTGCGGCATGTTTTCGAGATTCAGTTTAACCAAATCGATGTGAAATTGATTCAATCTAACCAAATCGATGTGAAATTGATGCGCAAAATTAGATGCAGAGACGAATCGAAGGATGTTAGATAGAGAAAGGCCAGGGATCGGAGGCGGAGACGGCGAGTTTGAAGGTGGTTATGGCGGAATCGGTGAGAGATCTAGGGATGTTGCTCATGGTAGATGATTGCGCTTGAACAGAAACGCATGAATTGGATTGAGAATTTTAAGCTTCAATTTTGCTTAtatagatagagagagagagagattgagtGGGGTTTGTTTCTGGTTTTGGATTCTGAGTTTATACGCCAAGAATCATGCTGTTGTTTCTCTCtcattagtgacggattagtgacgaagtagtgacggatcagtttctcccagttagtgacggattagtgacccggtaattaaaaccgtcaaaaatttgacggaaccgtccaaaatggactaaatgtgatccgatttcaaatgtgagagactgaataattcaaaagataatgttttggaccaaaatcaaaaaaacaCAATaggttaaggaccattttgggactttagtctaaaatctaatataaataataaagtactcCCTCGGTTAACggtttaaaatttcaatttggCACAAGTTATAAGATATACCTAGAAAGAATACAGAAATAGTTAGTAAAATGTCAtatgtccgcgaataggagtcccgttttttcattttagtccgtccgtgaataggagtcttggttcacttttaccataaatggtaatagggtcccttattccactaactcattccactcacatttcatttaaaactaatatacacaaGTGGaacccctattccactaacttttcttaacatttcttaaaatctgtgccgcctataaatgagactcttaatggcggatggagggagtattatttttataccaATAGAAGGTGAATGTAATAAATTTGTGGAGTGTGGAGACCACTTATCTAATTAAAATGGAAAACCATAGTAATGAGATTTTAAAttgtggacatcccaaaattaaaatgacataatttcatggacggagggagtgtgaTTTAGAATCCAAAACTATTcattattaattcatttttatttaaaatatagtattaattttttaattcataTCATCGCAAAcaaatactaaaaattttaaaaaaatcagaaaattcaatctatttaaatttgattttcataatttaattttttataatttgatttACTTTTATCCAAAATAGCATACCCCatgaatatattaattaaaacataaaattttaaaaataaaggtGTTACTATATGATTATATCATAAAACAGACCTTAcgtcaaaaaaatatttttctttttaattttatgaaccttaactttatttcaattttttttatctacgaCATTGCATATTTGTGTGACGTTGTCCTACAAAGATTTCGGTGTTGATGCATTCATTCATGGTACGAGTGAAACATGTTTCTCGAGTTGTGACGTAGAAGGAATAATAGATTGAGTTTTGATGCAACAAATGGATTTTACGAGTGAATCCAGTCAGATCAAATTTTGTATGATTACACAAAATTAAGCAAATTTGCAAGTTCAAGATAAATTAAGTTTGAGATGATAAATCAATTAACGTCAAAActctattaatttttgtatgaTAAACATTAGCATTTTTTTTTGTATCTTAgtacatttcattaatttttacaTTGTTCTTTACccataatattatttcttcaagTCCTATCCAAAGCTTATAGTagtacaaaaatatttttcatatataGATTGCTACCAAAACACACAAATATTCAACATAACAGCACAATCacatagtactactactatgttAACTAGCTGTAAACCTATAAACCATAACATGCAAATAACTCTCCCCCACATTCACAATCTGTGAAGGAAAATTAGGCTGATTAACAGAATCAGGATACCCTTGAGTCTCCAAGCACAATCCACTATACCTTCTATAAACAACCCCATTTTTCCCCACAGTATCACCCAACATATTACTTGTATAAAACTGCACCCCAATCTGATTAGTCCACAGCTCCATCTTCCTCCCCGACCCCTCATCGAGCACGACAGCCGCCTTCGTTAGATGCCTCCCTGCCCCTTCCCTGTCCAAGACATAGTTGATGTCATACCCTCCGGCCAACTCATCCAACCTGCTCCCTATCTCCCGATGCTGGAGGAAGTCGTAGGGCGTCCCCTTGACAGAGGAGATTGCGCCCGTTGGGATGAGTTTGTCATCCACGGGTGTGATCTTGGAAGCGAGGAGCTGGATCTTGTGAGACAGGATGTTGCCATTTGCATGGCCACCGAGATTCCAGTATGTGTGGGAGGCTAGATTGATTGGGGTTGGCTTGTTGAGTGGCTTGGCTTCCATCTTTATCGCGAGCTTGTTTGATCCTACGAAGAGGTATGTCACCATTACAGATACTTCACCAGGAAATCCTGTTTCAACATGTGATCAAATGTTAGCTTGGAAACTACATGTGTATGTTCTTTCCTTATCATCAAGTGTGTATTTAACtatttatgtatgtatataCCTTGTTCACCGTCGTGGCTGTTGTAAGTTAGAGTTATGTGGCTGTTCTCTATGTGTTCTTGGACTGTCCACACCACATCACTGAATCCTATCTTACCACCTAATTCATGTTTCCAATGACAATTGCTTAAGTACTAATGAAACTGGGAGAGAATTTGAAATGTTTAGGAGGGGTTGGATCATACCATGGAGAGTGTTTCCATTGTCGTTATCTGGCAGTTTGTAGACTACGCCGTTGAGGGTGAATTGCGCGCCTGAGATTCTATTAGCAACGCGGCCGACAAGGGCACCAAAGTAGGTTGTATCATTCTGCACAAATTTGAACTTAACATACATGTAAAGAAATGCTCTGTTTCATCATGTAAATTCCAAAACAAGTTTGTTTTTTCAACTTTCAAGCATACATTCATGTTTTCAGAAGTGCAATTTCTGCAGAAGAACATCTTATCTGGATCTAGCTAATTTGGCCTAACAGTTCTAGATTTGAAGGATGTATGATCCGTCTGATCAGCTAGCACAAAATTGGGAAATAAAATGCAGGAAATTGACCGTTAAGATGTGTGTATTTGGCATCAAATCAGCTACATGATTGATGATTTACATATATATCTACATAAAACTCTGATAAATTCCAAAATTGAAGGGGTCAGACTTGCCTTGTAACCGTCTACGGATCCAAAACCGAGAACTATGTCATCCAACTTGCCTGAAAAACAACGAAAGCGTCACACACACTGACGCACATTTGTATGTGTAGAGAGAAACAGAGGCAGGAATGTTGGAGTTAGTTACCATTCCGATCGGGAACCACGACGGAGATGACGGTGGCGCCATAGTTAGTGATGTTGACAGAGAAATCGCCTCTCCGCAGTTGATACACACCGATTTCTGTAGCAGCTTCACAAACATTGCTTAGCGAGAACGCGATCATCATCACGCAAAAAAACAAAGCTGCTTTAGCCATTTCTGCAGGTTTAGAGgcacaaaaaatgaaatgagaaagaaaaatgTGATTTGAGGGGATAAACTGAAGGGGgttattatagtagtagtactcccACGGTCCCAACTCCGTCTCAACtttacttcaattatttttgtcaaaaataatattctctccaattaattatctatttttgtcatttttatcaGTTCCTCATTAAtagttcattttcattttttttactataaatactAAATATGTCAcacatttcactcatattttattctataaatagcAAGTATATCCCCTAATAATtgtccattaactttttcaatccacttatttttatatttcttaaaaatatgtGTACTGAAATCAAAATGGACAATTATTAAGGGACGAAAgaagtatttattttatctctatgtaatttaagaatttattgtattttaaatgTCGTATAAAAAAAATGCCATAAATAATTTGAGATGGAAGAGTATTATGGATAAGGATTAGTGTGCTtgcttgtgtgtgtgtgtgtgtgagggagagagagatttaCTAGAATGATGAAAAAAGTCttgtgtggatcttctcgaaaTAAATGGTAGCAATATCATAAGAAGACTCTGTGGGAAATAAATACAAccaattttggaaatttatGATTTACTTACATGATTTGGTTTTATCCAAAGTCCAAACCATTGCAACAGAAATTAATTCTCGTCAACAAACCACATCAATACAATCTGTCGATTCTCATTTAAATAATTTAGAGgtaaagttttataattaacCTTTTTTTAGTACAGTACAAATTAATAACCTTTTTCCAGtataaattattactccctcatCCTACAAAATAACTgccataaataaaatttattttctacttttaatACATTAATCTCATATCTAgtatattcaattattttattaatgatatattttttaattactaatAAATGTCTAATTTTTGaatagattttaagaaattatttgacttaaAAGAATAtggtaaaaaaaagttaatgaatATGAACAAAATGGGTCAATGGAATGCAAGGtctatttgccaaaaataataaaaatcaaataagacATTTATTAATAGGTggacgaaaaaagaaaagaaaacatttaatGACGAATaagaattttttatatataaaataaatatatataaatagtaccgatatttcattaattttttcacCTAAtcttttttaccttttttaaaatttgcacCAACTATCAACTTTAAATAAGATTTTAAATCATGAACGAAGAAAATACTCTTAAGTATGTTATCATTTCCAACCATTTACATCAAACTCAAATCATTTTTGAGTGTATGTCTATACCAAAAGTAATTTTAATCCAATCATTTACgtcaaactcaaacataaatatATCCACCtaattttatactttattcaaTTATATCACATACTTATTTAGTTTACACATTAATTCCACGatattttatcaataatttaaattaataaataattttttattaaatatactttatatttagaaaaattacaccacttgaaattaaaatacacTTCACATGTTAtactaaaattaaaacataaatcataacatattttaaaatatcacaACAACAAAAAACATAGCACAATACGTATATAAATTTGCAAAAATTCAATACTCGAAATTTGTGTATTGTTCCCACCAATGATCAACTAGCGCATTTCAACGTTCCGGATGGACATTTCTATTTCTTATAGCGTCATATCGAGTCAAATACTCTTGAAATCAAGcatattcatttattattataatttgttGTTCATCTTTTAATTCatataaattaaacaataattggcggtagggatgtcaatcgggccgggccgtcgggtttcgggccaaccctactcgggttgcgggtcaattgagtgcgggctaatcgggttgtgatttctttcgggttataaaagctcagccctaaccctaaaagctcgggtttcgggctagcccagcgggttaatcgggttgctaccgataatattaacgTGCGATCAATCCAacaaataatgattaaaattactaatattcatacaatgtaaaacatttaattatgatatatttgagatatatgcttaaactcaatcataaacaacatcaaatactaatatttgagatatttcgtagaattttaatgcatgttttagaaatttaaatatttttttatgaatttgatgtttttaatttatttatcaattataatattaataaaaattcaatatataatttgtacatttaatataaaattgaaagttatttttttagttaaaattaatcaataaaatgttgaattaggagtaaaaaaatagaataatagaaattttatcgggttttcgagCCAGCCCGTCgagttttcgggtctggccctaatgggttgcggggtaatcgggttttaattttatcgggctagaaatttctaaccctaaccctataaatttggcgggctattcgggtcagcccacgggttacgggctacattgacatccctaattggCGGGTTTGCAATGTCTTTGGTGTTGTTCCAtagaaaaatccaaaaataaatttgagcTTGTTATATAATTGGAGATAATTTGtacataaaaaaagaattttgataTATAATTGAAGATGGTCTGGTACTCGTAAATCCCAACCAAACATTATAATTCAACTTACCATGGGCCATGGAGGGATAAAACGTGACAGGTAGATCATATACAATGTGCCCAACCTTTAACAAATTCAAGAAACAATCCAATTTACACTACCTCACCCTTACAACTTGTTAAATACTCTTTGATTTAGCATCTCATCAAATTATAGACTCAAGATTTAGCCAAAGTTCTTAGTCAAATTAATAGATATTGCATGTATAATAtgtatcaaaataaaaattgtataGGATATTTGTACTTGTGTAATGGAAATTATTCTTAATGGTGTACACATTTGGATAACGATTTATACTGCGCCGATCAggaaaataaatgataaaatttggAAATTGTATGAAAGTTTCTCATTTATGATAAGAAAGCCTATCCCAATTCCATCTTCATACAATTCAGTATTCACACACTATGTGAAAGTTACAACTTGAATTTTCTTCCATTTGTTTATTAGTCGTTTGTTTGAATAGAAATGCTGCTTCCAGAAACAGCTTCTTTTAATCCAGAAATAATCTTGCTATTTAAAATTTCAGAGCAGAATTTTGATATTTCAACTATCATCCCTAGCTAGTCATAATATTTACGCAATAATATTAGTGTCTTTTTCAATATAGGATGCAAATAATTTTGAATGTTATATACTACGGTCACGTTTGTTTGTCAGAATTTTACATGGAAAAAtaatacaatttcttaattttttaaattccggtgtttgttattattttttatcaaattggaaaaaaaatcagaat
This genomic interval from Salvia splendens isolate huo1 chromosome 13, SspV2, whole genome shotgun sequence contains the following:
- the LOC121760828 gene encoding auxin-responsive protein SAUR32-like; amino-acid sequence: MPHIHFHHHHGRRSIPKGYLAMMVGQGGEQQRFVMPVMYVNHPLFTQLLKASEEYVFLSERSDQHPLPDRQGDGRAPRLHHHHHQFLCFKA
- the LOC121760827 gene encoding probable serine/threonine-protein kinase PBL11: MGNCFHRSRMYVLTTLDFRRGCQECIHRPKHDGVERDHNAHIHRPPPSASATNERRSHPLPTPNHSPQIGLHDESKTSSLPLPKPENPIQDEEASWAITACILPLPTSESEILSAPNLKSFSMDQLSRATSNFCEDSLLGEGGFGCVFKGWLDEKTLNASNPSSGLPVAIKRLIHSGFQGHREWLSEVNYLGRLHHPNLVKLIGYCLEGVDRILVYEFMPGGCLEDLLFTRSKNCPTLSWVRRVRVAVGAARGLCFLHELQSPVIYRDFKASNVLLDSEFNAKLSDFGLAKTGPTQSQTHVTTRVMGTEGYCDPHYIATGKLTVKCDVYSFGVVLLELLTGRPAIDETKFEEEKNLVEWARRHINDKGKLFRIMDTRLEGQYCKRSVYIVANIALRCLNLEPKYRPPMTYILDILQNLPSYKSQH
- the LOC121761033 gene encoding galactose mutarotase-like, with translation MAKAALFFCVMMIAFSLSNVCEAATEIGVYQLRRGDFSVNITNYGATVISVVVPDRNGKLDDIVLGFGSVDGYKNDTTYFGALVGRVANRISGAQFTLNGVVYKLPDNDNGNTLHGGKIGFSDVVWTVQEHIENSHITLTYNSHDGEQGFPGEVSVMVTYLFVGSNKLAIKMEAKPLNKPTPINLASHTYWNLGGHANGNILSHKIQLLASKITPVDDKLIPTGAISSVKGTPYDFLQHREIGSRLDELAGGYDINYVLDREGAGRHLTKAAVVLDEGSGRKMELWTNQIGVQFYTSNMLGDTVGKNGVVYRRYSGLCLETQGYPDSVNQPNFPSQIVNVGESYLHVMVYRFTAS